Proteins found in one Planococcus citri chromosome 2, ihPlaCitr1.1, whole genome shotgun sequence genomic segment:
- the LOC135834685 gene encoding uncharacterized protein LOC135834685, with translation MALEDFFCNPYSLKYGPYFTLILNLILGVTFFVAEIVSLKGNFTFTSVAVLVFVLLRTVSSVMGLVGIEMIRANLLAPILFLEIIYIVVSGVVFILFLFSGKFSLSVILDDFASQHHGAFVILFLMGLGLSIYSFIILVIVHAFGDKMCMIFGRVCNRKSASSTDVPFSAK, from the exons ATGGCtctagaagattttttttgcaatccatATTCTTTGAAATATGGTCCTTACTTTACTTTGATTCTAAACTTG ATTCTTGGAGTCACTTTTTTTGTCGCTGAAATTGTATCCTTGAAAg gaaACTTTACGTTTACTTCAGTAGCAGTATTAGTATTTGTACTTCTTAGAACAGTTTCAAGTGTAATGGGGCTTGTGGGAATTGAAATG ATTAGGGCGAACCTTCTGGCTCCTATTCTTTTCCTGGAAATTATCTACATCGTCGTATCAGGTGTTGTGTTCATTTTGTTCCTTTTCTCGGGTAAATTTTCTTTATCGGTGATACTTGATGATTTTGCGAGTCAACATCATGGTGCCTTTGTAATTCTGTTTCTTATGGGTCTAG GACTTTCCATCTATTCTTTTATCATATTGGTTATTGTACATGCGTTTGGAGACAAAATGTGCATGATTTTCGGCCGCGTATGCAATAGAAAATCTGCTTCTAGTACAGATGTGCCTTTTTCAGCaaagtaa